The genomic segment GCGCAGCAGGTACCGGACCAGCTCGGCGTGCCCCCCTTGGGCCGCCGAAGCGATCCCCGCACTGGGGTCGACGCCGGCGGCGACAAGCAGCTCCGCATTCTCAGAGATCCCCTGCCAGCAGGCGCACCGCAGCGCCTCCGGGTCGGCCTCCGCCCCGCTGGCCAGCAGCAGCTTCACGACCGCCGCACTGGCGCCCTCGGGATACCTGACCCCCGCGGCCTCTGCGAGCACCGACGGCTGCTTGGCGTGCCGGGCATTAACGTCAGCGCCCGCATTGATCAGCAGTTCGGCTATCGCCAGGCGCCCGCCCCGGGCCGCCGACTGGAGCGGGGTGTGTCCGTACTTGTCCGCAGCATTGGGGTCGGCCCCCGCGGAGATTAGCTCGCTGACCTTCTCGACATCGTCCAGGCCAGCCGCGTAGCGAAGATCATCCGAAAGACTTTGTCCGCCTTGGGCGGAGGCGACGCCTGCGGCAGCAAGTCCACCAATGATGCATAGAACTCGTGCGCCGAACATATATCTGTGCCTCCTTGCTGGACGTTGCTATCCGTGGCTAACCAACAGGCGACGGCCTCGACGCTGACGCCGCCGCGCCGCCGCGATCGCCAGCAGCCCGGCGCCGAGCGCGCCGGCGGCCGGCTCCGGCGCGGCGGAGGCCCCGGCGGCTGGGCCGCCCTGGCCAAAGTGGTCGCGCCACACCAGGTAGTCGCCCTGGTTGATTTGGCCGTCGCCGTTGCCGTCGGCGGGCAGGCCGGCGCCGGTCTGGCCCTCCGAGTCGCGCCACAGCGTGTAGTCGGCGGCGTCGACCACACCGTCCGCGTTGTAGTCGCCCGGCAGCGTCTGGCTGCTCTCCAGGAACGCCTGGATGCCGCCCAGGAACGCGTCGGCGATCTTGGCGGCGCCGGTCGCGTTGGGGTGGTAGAGGTCGCTCATGTCCGCGGGCGTGACGTAGCTCGCGACGTCCACAAAGCTGACCGACTCGCCCAGCTGCTGGTGCTCGGCGACCAGGCCCGGCAGCGCGGCGTTGAGCGCGTCGGTCGGCGCCTGCTTGCCGCTCTGGCGGTTGGGGATAAGGCTGCCGAGGATCAGGTGCGCGTCCGGCGCCAGGCCGTCGTCCGGGCTGACGATGCGCGTGATCAGGTCGCCGATCCGGTCGGGCGCCTGAGCGAGCTGCAGGTTGTCGATGACGTCGTTGGTGCCGATCATCAGCAGCACGATGTCCGGGTCGATCGGCGTGCGGCTGGGGGCGAGCCACGTGGCGATGTTTTCCGCCAGGCCGTTGCGCGTCGGCGAGATCGTGCCGTCGACCACCCACCCGGAGTGGCCCGAGTGGCGCTGCTGCCCCGCGGCGGTTAGCGACGCGGTCGGGTTGTTCTGGTGGTCGCCAACGAACAGCGTGTCGATGCCGGCCTGCTGCAGCTTCGTGTAGAGCGGCGCCCGGTAGCCGCCCGGCAGCGCGAAGCCGTCGGTGACCGAATCGCCGAGCGGCATGACCCGCAGCGTCTGGGCCACCGCCGCGCGCGGCGGGGTGGCCAGCCAACCGCCTAGCAGCATCGCCGCCACCAACAATCGTGAACCGACCGTAAGGCGCGTGCGCAGAGTTGCCGCTGTCGTTTGACGCATGGCCTGTTCCAAGTCGCGTGACGAGAGCCGCCGCCGGCGCGAGCCGAGCGCGGCGTGGGTGCGCTGAACAGCATCGGGTCAGCGCAGGACCGCCTTGCAGGTCATTATGGCCACCGGGCCGCCGGCAGCAAGCTGAGGGGCGGACGCCGCGGGCGGCGTGTGCCACCGCGCGTCGCGCCCGCTCCGCTACAATCTTCCCCATGGACCGACCGCGCATTCTCGTCATCGGCAGCTCCAACACCGACCTCACCGTCCGGCTGCCGCGGCTCCCCTCGCCCGGCGAGACCGTGCTCGGCGGGCAGCTCATGACCGCCGCCGGCGGCAAGGGCGCCAACCAGGCGGTGGCCGCCGCGCGGGCGGGCGGCGAGGTGACATTCCTGGGCCGCGTCGGGCGGGACGCCTACGGCGCTGCGGCGCTCGACGGACTGCGGGCCGAGGGGATCGACGTCGGTCGTGTCGTGGTGGATGACGAAGCGCCGTCCGGCGTGGCGCTGATCTTCGTCGGCGCGGAGGGCGAGAACATGATCGCCGTGGCCGGCGGGGCCAACGAGCGGCTGACGCCCGCCGACCTGGATGCGGCCCGCGGCTGCTTTGCGCAGGCGGACGTGGTGCTCCTGCAGCTAGAGACGCCGCTCGCCGCCGTCGAGCACGCCGTGCGGCTTGCGGCCGAAGAGGGCGTGCGGGTGATCCTCAACCCCGCGCCGGCCCAGCCGCTGCCCGACGACTTGCTGGCCGGCGTGGCGGTGCTGACGCCCAACGAGCACGAGCTGGCCCTCCTCTCCGGACGCAAGGTGGCCGACGAGACAGCGCTTGCCGACGCGGCGCGGGCGCTGCGTGATGGCGGCGCCCGCGCGGTCGTGGTGACGCTGGGCGACCGCGGCGTGTGGCTCGCCAGCGACGATGCCGACTCGCTCGTTCCAACACAGCCGGTCGCCGCGGTGGACACCGTCGGCGCCGGCGACGCCTTCAACGGGGCGCTCGCGGTGGCCATCAGTGAGGGCCGCCCGCTGGCCGACGCGGTACGCTTCGCCAACGCCGCGGCGGCGGTGTCCGTCACCCGGCACGGCGCGCAGCCCTCGGCGCCGACGCGGGAGGAGATTGAGCGCCAGCTGGCCGCGTCGGAGTAACCTTGCCGGTGGAACGTCCCGACACTGGGAAGAACCACCCATGCCGGTTAGTCTCTTGCGCAGCCGACGACTCTCACCCCACCCAGGATTAGCCTCCCGTGTCCCCCACGCACCTGCTATCGATCTGCCTGCTCGCCTGCGGCGGGGT from the Posidoniimonas corsicana genome contains:
- the rbsK gene encoding ribokinase; amino-acid sequence: MDRPRILVIGSSNTDLTVRLPRLPSPGETVLGGQLMTAAGGKGANQAVAAARAGGEVTFLGRVGRDAYGAAALDGLRAEGIDVGRVVVDDEAPSGVALIFVGAEGENMIAVAGGANERLTPADLDAARGCFAQADVVLLQLETPLAAVEHAVRLAAEEGVRVILNPAPAQPLPDDLLAGVAVLTPNEHELALLSGRKVADETALADAARALRDGGARAVVVTLGDRGVWLASDDADSLVPTQPVAAVDTVGAGDAFNGALAVAISEGRPLADAVRFANAAAAVSVTRHGAQPSAPTREEIERQLAASE
- a CDS encoding GDSL-type esterase/lipase family protein, with translation MRQTTAATLRTRLTVGSRLLVAAMLLGGWLATPPRAAVAQTLRVMPLGDSVTDGFALPGGYRAPLYTKLQQAGIDTLFVGDHQNNPTASLTAAGQQRHSGHSGWVVDGTISPTRNGLAENIATWLAPSRTPIDPDIVLLMIGTNDVIDNLQLAQAPDRIGDLITRIVSPDDGLAPDAHLILGSLIPNRQSGKQAPTDALNAALPGLVAEHQQLGESVSFVDVASYVTPADMSDLYHPNATGAAKIADAFLGGIQAFLESSQTLPGDYNADGVVDAADYTLWRDSEGQTGAGLPADGNGDGQINQGDYLVWRDHFGQGGPAAGASAAPEPAAGALGAGLLAIAAARRRQRRGRRLLVSHG